One Perca flavescens isolate YP-PL-M2 chromosome 14, PFLA_1.0, whole genome shotgun sequence genomic window carries:
- the topaz1 gene encoding uncharacterized protein topaz1 isoform X3, with translation MLPSSNRVKLNRAAFKDIVGQPVPRRRRLQKSFNNVTTDSTKQEENQLVSEPVSIKDTTSLPSSNEPVRTSKTEQLGPENVTDTTGNIADGEPEENCVDIDRNMHPSPTGLAGSEGSLRRAVRASSCGDRKYVYSQQKTLCEQRQKSSSPGPEQSTVDFKIKKGNAFTETSKKIIIWIDQYPKVTLCDIAQRCDAFSRDCGYVLPDVLKTKVVRCFKQDMRACPRIQFEKSVCPSQSLTEQQRHRKRRTDVQMSSSHSTCHSLNSWTSEGSATSSASFLLGGDTQKGECRTGMLDRDVEEDPGPGSCLMGAEIHRDKRIKLGDSVKDGSLPSTPNLEIICCKDPAKTDSRDEEKTCLWMSADSQSCLEHEVGGSSSFGSAVEENGVCKKSCSELDNPTKTDVAQMSSELSCQSNEVDTRNLESFTCQRVRAYLQKTKFSCARTYMSWPFSNSGQTLTVHTGTTGYPADPSARHDSNSPLDQNEPCSSNNRTNDLLPDAPTDASSGTAHKVSQLNGEKRVEDGESILAGRNEKTDGNMSSSSLEFAPHVMGAKESLVGLLSDTATLSNPSQHGEESDTDTVSASSSPVNGPESDSSMSTPSPSSLGLVDWETATTLSPVSSPFTHGLSSLSATPSPFPPSSSLLKKVRGVELAEAHSASASPKCTVKAVEKALFYCEETQMTSWTPPNNSDAFESCDSSLLLPQDDQESDEGILTGRSPPILEPYYNTSPFNHALFKERSLHNIRTEKCVETGSNEFMLPPLLSPVTSPQRRPRKSLLPQSPGCSDEEKEINNTRKHKILPGCHTLHTVNIYNNENSDNLNYLEHCSKEMEGVSTNNNPILRDPQSSPSNAEDVDDGNDEKETGCEYDVEQGNKKSEEIPSDPKIKETLTSGALTKPSSSPSSDDDDGGAFSDERQACSTREEGSSPSETASSESDETDAEATGDTQGGILDEFTAYEQDILLVDVIQDDPELFENVPQERLLKLGPTRVTESPKTRPIGVVKTRLPKIGEAFLELKQSLTPVQCDSPDITDESDSRPWRPQCSSTPSETQSNTWPATEQQTKNLGQPDANNNHVIRVLERGRLVQPVNSLRNPIPPLITSRDVPWIPNPANITAFKRQKSNVYCRQYFSESLSCGFKMCRFQHVPVDGDEKLCIETVIRFTKNPTCLQKAGAVFTGYYQNNPPGVYFSMPVLLSLLWALLKAGMVSDVFSVLSVSLDHKIVPGHEFLLALFNIVREKGLIGVVPELMQLTFKMAGAGLVLSLDCLDCVKNTPEFQQTVNPNSSNYKLPTSARFPEYLNLAHSIVEIELCTKQEDWRRMGVVFRSICQSSKHPNQVGRISGRIAIALLSESKDKLSLPFVAFAETVCQNEGEDSLITSFLGRIGVSLMLRYHKTHQWAKGRRVVEVLSISKVNYSTLKGLFGNEDGATRCYLVTVATELFLLSGSLEGALNTLRENKWFLSSCSWPCEPADLESRSRVLMRLAEKTSHRDTLEVLCNLPGLKEPNDSVDISRYGPLFNSHLQVCVDRQILPVASDTVDFMLSKNLAVDNALLQMLLQKLGKQNLWLRAREVFRHSLSVGYYPGVSAPPGFMALIVPCRLGEVELALAFEMFITVNATGIFHLSETTTSSLSITLKRTQSCESEYLSAGSRILSAACIPQPKLIVHYTAVNSSQDQVFTLDVSSARCWLRHNHLWANEVWMH, from the exons ATGTTACCATCTTCTAACAGGGTAAAACTTAACCGAGCGGCGTTCAAAGACATTGTTGGGCAACCAGTGCCGCGGCGGAGACGACTTCAGAAGTCGTTCAATAATGTTACAACTGACTCCACAAAACAAGAGGAAAACCAACTAGTTTCTGAACCAGTGTCGATAAAAGACACGACCTCCCTCCCTAGCAGCAATGAACCTGTCCGAACCTCTAAAACAGAACAATTGGGCCCAGAAAACGTGACCGATACAACCGGTAACATCGCTGACGGAGAGCCGGAGGAGAATTGCGTAG ACATTGATAGAAATATGCACCCAAGCCCCACAGGACTTGCTGGTTCAGAAGGATCTTTGAGAAGAGCTGTCAGAGCCTCCAGCTGTGGTGACCGTAAATACGTTTACTCTCAGCAGAAGACATTGTGTGagcaaagacaaaaaagcaGTAGCCCAGGGCCAGAGCAGTCTACAGTTGATTTTAAGATCAagaaaggaaatgcattcacTGAGACCTCTAAGAAGATTATCATATGGATAGACCAGTATCCGAAGGTGACGCTTTGCGACATAGCTCAAAGATGTGATGCTTTTAGTCGTGATTGCGGCTATGTGTTACCGGATGTTCTCAAAACCAAGGTTGTGCGGTGCTTCAAGCAGGACATGAGAGCTTGTCCCAGAATTCAGTTTGAGAAGAGCGTCTGTCCGTCTCAGAGCCTGACTGAACAACAAAGACACCGGAAAAGACGCACAGATGTGCAGATGTCATCGAGTCATTCCACGTGTCATTCCCTCAACAGTTGGACAAGTGAAGGCTCTGCAActtcttctgcttcttttttacTAGGTGGAGATACACAAAAGGGGGAGTGCAGGACTGGCATGTTGGACAGAGATGTTGAGGAGGATCCTGGTCCAGGATCTTGCCTAATGGGAGCTGAGATTCACAGGGACAAAAGAATAAAGCTTGGGGATAGTGTTAAAGATGGGAGTTTGCCATCCACTCCAAATTTAGAAATCATCTGTTGCAAAGACCCAGCAAAAACTGACTCTAGGGACGAAGAGAAAACATGCCTTTGGATGTCTGCTGACAGTCAGTCATGTTTAGAGCATGAGGTTGGGGGCAGCAGCTCTTTTGGTTCAGCTGTGGAAGAAAACGGTGTCTGCAAGAAATCTTGTAGTGAGCTTGACAATCCCACAAAAACCGATGTAGCGCAAATGTCATCAGAACTGTCCTGTCAGAGTAATGAGGTGGACACGCGTAACCTAGAGTCATTCAcctgccagagagtgagggcctatctccaaaaaactaaattttcttGTGCACGCACATACATGTCCTGGCCCTTCTCTAACAGTGGCCAGACCCTTACAGTACATACCGGTACCACAGGCTATCCAGCCGATCCATCAGCTAGACATGACAGCAACTCTCCATTAGATCAAAATGAGCCATGTTCATCCAACAACCGAACCAATGACTTGCTCCCAGATGCACCTACAGACGCCTCTTCAGGCACAGCCCACAAGGTTTCTCAACTAAACGGAGAGAAGCGAGTAGAGGATGGAGAGAGCATTTTAGCAGGGAGAAATGAGAAAACGGATGGTAATATGTCTTCATCCTCTTTGGAGTTTGCACCTCACGTCATGGGGGCAAAAGAATCATTAGTAGGTCTTCTCTCAGATACTGCTACCCTTTCCAACCCAAGTCAGCATGGAGAAGAGTCTGACACCGACACAGTCTCGGCCTCATCTTCACCAGTTAATGGACCTGAAAGTGACAGCTCCATGTCTACCCCTTCCCCCTCATCACTTGGCCTGGTTGACTGGGAAACTGCCACTACTTTGTCTCCCGTGTCATCTCCATTTACACATGGTTTGAGCAGCCTGTCTGCCACACCATCCCCTTTCCCACCTTCATCGTCCCTACTGAAGAAAGTCAGAGGGGTTGAGTTGGCTGAGGCTCATTCTGCAAGCGCGTCACCCAAATGTACGGTCAAAGCTGTAGAAAAAGCATTGTTCTACTGTGAAGAAACCCAAATGACTTCATGGACTCCTCCAAACAACTCTGACGCCTTTGAATCATGTGATTCCTCCCTCCTGCTCCCTCAAGATGACCAAGAAAGTGACGAAGGGATTCTCACAGGCCGCAGTCCACCAATACTGGAGCCATATTATAATACAAGCCCCTTTAACCATGCTCTTTTCAAGGAGAGATCATTGCATAACATCCGCACAGAAAAGTGTGTAGAAACAGGCTCAAATGAGTTTATGCTTCCACCACTGCTCTCTCCTGTCACTTCACCACAACGGCGCCCTAGAAAAAGCCTCCTGCCCCAAAGCCCAGGCTGTTCAGATGAAGAGAAGGAAATCAACAACaccagaaaacacaaaatattaccTGGATGTCACACGCTACACACtgtgaatatatataataatgaaaACTCGGATAACCTAAATTATCTTGAGCATTGTAGTAAAGAGATGGAAGGAGTCTCAACAAATAACAATCCTATTTTAAGGGATCCTCAGTCTTCTCCAAGTAATGCCGAAGATGTGGATGATGGTAATGATGAAAAGGAAACTGGTTGTGAATATGATGTGGAACAGGGTAACAAGAAATCTGAAGAAATTCCCTCCGACCccaaaataaaggaaactctTACCTCGGGTGCTCTGACAAAACCCAGCTCTTCTCCCAGCAGTGATGACGATGATGGTGGAGCCTTCAGTGATGAGAGACAGGCCTGCTCTACTAGAGAAGAGGGATCTAGTCCATCTGAAACAGCAAGCAGTGAAAGTGATGAAACCGATGCAGAGGCAACTGGTGATACTCAGGGCGGCATTTTGGATGAGTTCACAGCTTACGAACAGGATATCCTGCTTGTTGATGTGATCCAGGACGACCCAGAGCTGTTTGAAAACGTGCCCCAGGAAAGATTGCTGAAGCTAGGTCCCACCAGAGTTACTGAGTCCCCTAAAACCAGACCTATTGGAGTGGTGAAAACGCGGTTGCCCAAGATAGGTGAAGCATTTCTGGAGTTAAAACAAAG CTTGACCCCAGTTCAATGCGACAGTCCTGATATCACAG ATGAGAGCGACAGCAGGCCATGGAGACCTCAGTGTAGCAGCACCCCTTCTGAAACGCAAAGCAACACATGGCCTGCTACAGAACAGCAAACCAAAAACTTG GGTCAGCCTGATGCCAACAACAATCATGTCATCAGAGTCCTGGAGAG GGGCCGGCTCGTTCAGCCAGTAAACTCCCTCCGTAATCCCATCCCTCCACTTATTACCTCAAGAGATG TGCCATGGATCCCAAACCCAGCAAACATCACAGCATTCAAGCGACAGAAATCTAATGTT TACTGCAGGCAGTACTTCAGCGAGTCGCTGTCCTGCGGGTTCAAGATGTGTCGCTTCCAGCACGTGCCTGTGGACGGGGACGAGAAG TTGTGCATTGAAACGGTGATACGGTTCACCAAAAATCCAACGTGTCTTCAAAAAGCAG GAGCTGTGTTTACAGGCTACTACCAGAACAACCCACCAGGAGTGTACTTCTCCATGCCGGTGCTTCTGTCACTCCTCTGGGCTCTGCTCAAAGCTGGCATGGTGTCTGATGTCTTCTCAGTCCTCAGTGTCAGCTTGGATCACAAGATTGTG CCTGGCCATGAGTTCTTGCTGGCCCTCTTTAACATTGTGAGAGAAAAGGGTCTCATCGGTGTTGTACCTGAACTCATGCAGCTCACATTCAAG ATGGCCGGTGCCGGCCTAGTGCTGAGTTTGGACTGCCTTGACTGTGTGAAAAACACTCCGGAGTTCCAGCAGACAGTCAATCCAAACTCAAGTAACTACAA GTTACCCACCAGTGCACGCTTTCCAGAGTACCTGAACTTAGCCCATTCCATTGTGGAAATAGAG CTGTGTACCAAGCAAGAGGACTGGAGGCGGATGGGGGTGGTTTTCAGGTCCATCTGCCAATCCAGCAAACATCCCAACCAAGTGGGGCGAATCAGCGGTCGCATTGCCATAGCGCTCCTGTCTGAGAGCAAAGACAAGTTGTCATTGCCCTTTGTTGCTTTCGCTGAGACAG TGTGTCAGAATGAAGGTGAGGACAGCCTGATCACAAGCTTTTTAGGCAGAATTGGAGTCTCGCTCATGTTAAGATACCACAAAACGCATCAATGGGCTAAG gGTCGTAGGGTGGTGGAGGTGCTGTCCATTTCCAAAGTCAACTACTCCACACTGAAGGGTTTGTTTGGGAATGAGGATGGAGCAACACGCTGCTACCTGGTCACCGTGGCTACTGAGCTCTTTCTCCTGAGTGGCAGCTTGGAGGGAGCTCTAAACACACTCCGAG AAAACAAATGGTTCCTGAGTTCGTGCTCGTGGCCGTGTGAGCCTGCTGATCTGGAGAGCAGGAGTCGTGTGTTGATGCGTCTGGCTGAGAAAACCTCTCACAGAGACACGCTGGAGGTCCTCTGTAATCTCCCTGGGCTCAAAGAGCCAAACG aCTCGGTCGATATCTCCAGGTATGGTCCTCTGTTTAACTCTCACctgcaagtgtgtgtggacCGACAGATACTTCCTGTAGCTTCAGACACTGTGGACTTCATGCTCTCTAAAAACCTGGCAGTTGACAATGCTTTGCTGCAGATGCTTTTGCAAAAACTAGGCAAGCAAAACCTCTGGCTCCGGGCTCGGGAAGTCTTCAGAC ACTCTCTGAGTGTGGGGTACTACCCAGGTGTGTCGGCTCCTCCTGGTTTTATGGCCCTGATCGTCCCCTGCCGACTGGGGGAGGTGGAGCTGGCTCTCGCCTTTGAGATGTTCATCACGGTCAACGCAACAGGCATTTTCCACCTTTCAGAGACCACCACTTCCTCTCTCAGCATCACTCTCAAAag GACTCAAAGCTGTGAGAGCGAGTACCTCTCCGCTGGTAGCCGCATCCTCTCTGCAGCTTGCATCCCTCAGCCCAAACTAATTGTTCACTACACGGCAGTTAACTCGTCACAGGATCAAGTGTTCACACTTGACGTTTCCTCCGCTCGATGCTGGCTCCGCCACAATCATTTGTGGGCCAATGAGGTGTGGATGCACTGA
- the topaz1 gene encoding uncharacterized protein topaz1 isoform X1, with the protein MLPSSNRVKLNRAAFKDIVGQPVPRRRRLQKSFNNVTTDSTKQEENQLVSEPVSIKDTTSLPSSNEPVRTSKTEQLGPENVTDTTGNIADGEPEENCVGTQKAGRRNHYQPCKGNGSAVVNEQQGPYTRGKYQQSKPNTRSKLHSLKKFCNLGLRFTCWLCTGSASDSALFKRTEIRRRLKPGRTISTMSSCQMELSSGAPLTTSKATKNKTLVDLKPNVDKSSGSCKSRHGKTRVARVAKSGRDRARKGGSKVKARPNGCDPPQPAAVANTRQVQTGTRSIPTGLSNIDRNMHPSPTGLAGSEGSLRRAVRASSCGDRKYVYSQQKTLCEQRQKSSSPGPEQSTVDFKIKKGNAFTETSKKIIIWIDQYPKVTLCDIAQRCDAFSRDCGYVLPDVLKTKVVRCFKQDMRACPRIQFEKSVCPSQSLTEQQRHRKRRTDVQMSSSHSTCHSLNSWTSEGSATSSASFLLGGDTQKGECRTGMLDRDVEEDPGPGSCLMGAEIHRDKRIKLGDSVKDGSLPSTPNLEIICCKDPAKTDSRDEEKTCLWMSADSQSCLEHEVGGSSSFGSAVEENGVCKKSCSELDNPTKTDVAQMSSELSCQSNEVDTRNLESFTCQRVRAYLQKTKFSCARTYMSWPFSNSGQTLTVHTGTTGYPADPSARHDSNSPLDQNEPCSSNNRTNDLLPDAPTDASSGTAHKVSQLNGEKRVEDGESILAGRNEKTDGNMSSSSLEFAPHVMGAKESLVGLLSDTATLSNPSQHGEESDTDTVSASSSPVNGPESDSSMSTPSPSSLGLVDWETATTLSPVSSPFTHGLSSLSATPSPFPPSSSLLKKVRGVELAEAHSASASPKCTVKAVEKALFYCEETQMTSWTPPNNSDAFESCDSSLLLPQDDQESDEGILTGRSPPILEPYYNTSPFNHALFKERSLHNIRTEKCVETGSNEFMLPPLLSPVTSPQRRPRKSLLPQSPGCSDEEKEINNTRKHKILPGCHTLHTVNIYNNENSDNLNYLEHCSKEMEGVSTNNNPILRDPQSSPSNAEDVDDGNDEKETGCEYDVEQGNKKSEEIPSDPKIKETLTSGALTKPSSSPSSDDDDGGAFSDERQACSTREEGSSPSETASSESDETDAEATGDTQGGILDEFTAYEQDILLVDVIQDDPELFENVPQERLLKLGPTRVTESPKTRPIGVVKTRLPKIGEAFLELKQSLTPVQCDSPDITDESDSRPWRPQCSSTPSETQSNTWPATEQQTKNLGQPDANNNHVIRVLERGRLVQPVNSLRNPIPPLITSRDVPWIPNPANITAFKRQKSNVYCRQYFSESLSCGFKMCRFQHVPVDGDEKLCIETVIRFTKNPTCLQKAGAVFTGYYQNNPPGVYFSMPVLLSLLWALLKAGMVSDVFSVLSVSLDHKIVPGHEFLLALFNIVREKGLIGVVPELMQLTFKMAGAGLVLSLDCLDCVKNTPEFQQTVNPNSSNYKLPTSARFPEYLNLAHSIVEIELCTKQEDWRRMGVVFRSICQSSKHPNQVGRISGRIAIALLSESKDKLSLPFVAFAETVCQNEGEDSLITSFLGRIGVSLMLRYHKTHQWAKGRRVVEVLSISKVNYSTLKGLFGNEDGATRCYLVTVATELFLLSGSLEGALNTLRENKWFLSSCSWPCEPADLESRSRVLMRLAEKTSHRDTLEVLCNLPGLKEPNDSVDISRYGPLFNSHLQVCVDRQILPVASDTVDFMLSKNLAVDNALLQMLLQKLGKQNLWLRAREVFRHSLSVGYYPGVSAPPGFMALIVPCRLGEVELALAFEMFITVNATGIFHLSETTTSSLSITLKRTQSCESEYLSAGSRILSAACIPQPKLIVHYTAVNSSQDQVFTLDVSSARCWLRHNHLWANEVWMH; encoded by the exons ATGTTACCATCTTCTAACAGGGTAAAACTTAACCGAGCGGCGTTCAAAGACATTGTTGGGCAACCAGTGCCGCGGCGGAGACGACTTCAGAAGTCGTTCAATAATGTTACAACTGACTCCACAAAACAAGAGGAAAACCAACTAGTTTCTGAACCAGTGTCGATAAAAGACACGACCTCCCTCCCTAGCAGCAATGAACCTGTCCGAACCTCTAAAACAGAACAATTGGGCCCAGAAAACGTGACCGATACAACCGGTAACATCGCTGACGGAGAGCCGGAGGAGAATTGCGTAGGTACGCAGAAGGCAGGGAGAAGAAATCATTATCAGCCATGCAAAGGGAATGGTAGTGCGGTGGTTAATGAACAACAGGGGCCGTACACTAGAGGCAAGTATCAACAGAGCAAACCAAACACCAGGAGCAAGTTGCACAGCCTCAAAAAGTTCTGCAACCTCGGACTGAGGTTTACTTGTTGGCTGTGCACTGGCTCTGCTTCAGACAGTGCATTATTTAAACGGACAGAGATCCGCCGCCGTTTAAAGCCGGGGCGCACAATCTCCACAATGTCTTCTTGTCAAATGGAGTTGAGTAGCGGGGCCCCCTTGACCACAAGCAAGGCTACAAAGAACAAGACTCTGGTCGATCTAAAGCCTAATGTGGACAAATCTTCTGGTAGTTGTAAATCCAGACATGGGAAAACTCGTGTGGCCCGTGTTGCTAAAAGTGGCAGGGACAGAGCTAGAAAGGGTGGGAGCAAAGTGAAGGCCAGGCCCAATGGGTGTGATCCTCCTCAGCCTGCTGCTGTTGCAAATACAAGACAAGTGCAAACGGGAACAAGGTCGATACCCACTGGACTGTCAA ACATTGATAGAAATATGCACCCAAGCCCCACAGGACTTGCTGGTTCAGAAGGATCTTTGAGAAGAGCTGTCAGAGCCTCCAGCTGTGGTGACCGTAAATACGTTTACTCTCAGCAGAAGACATTGTGTGagcaaagacaaaaaagcaGTAGCCCAGGGCCAGAGCAGTCTACAGTTGATTTTAAGATCAagaaaggaaatgcattcacTGAGACCTCTAAGAAGATTATCATATGGATAGACCAGTATCCGAAGGTGACGCTTTGCGACATAGCTCAAAGATGTGATGCTTTTAGTCGTGATTGCGGCTATGTGTTACCGGATGTTCTCAAAACCAAGGTTGTGCGGTGCTTCAAGCAGGACATGAGAGCTTGTCCCAGAATTCAGTTTGAGAAGAGCGTCTGTCCGTCTCAGAGCCTGACTGAACAACAAAGACACCGGAAAAGACGCACAGATGTGCAGATGTCATCGAGTCATTCCACGTGTCATTCCCTCAACAGTTGGACAAGTGAAGGCTCTGCAActtcttctgcttcttttttacTAGGTGGAGATACACAAAAGGGGGAGTGCAGGACTGGCATGTTGGACAGAGATGTTGAGGAGGATCCTGGTCCAGGATCTTGCCTAATGGGAGCTGAGATTCACAGGGACAAAAGAATAAAGCTTGGGGATAGTGTTAAAGATGGGAGTTTGCCATCCACTCCAAATTTAGAAATCATCTGTTGCAAAGACCCAGCAAAAACTGACTCTAGGGACGAAGAGAAAACATGCCTTTGGATGTCTGCTGACAGTCAGTCATGTTTAGAGCATGAGGTTGGGGGCAGCAGCTCTTTTGGTTCAGCTGTGGAAGAAAACGGTGTCTGCAAGAAATCTTGTAGTGAGCTTGACAATCCCACAAAAACCGATGTAGCGCAAATGTCATCAGAACTGTCCTGTCAGAGTAATGAGGTGGACACGCGTAACCTAGAGTCATTCAcctgccagagagtgagggcctatctccaaaaaactaaattttcttGTGCACGCACATACATGTCCTGGCCCTTCTCTAACAGTGGCCAGACCCTTACAGTACATACCGGTACCACAGGCTATCCAGCCGATCCATCAGCTAGACATGACAGCAACTCTCCATTAGATCAAAATGAGCCATGTTCATCCAACAACCGAACCAATGACTTGCTCCCAGATGCACCTACAGACGCCTCTTCAGGCACAGCCCACAAGGTTTCTCAACTAAACGGAGAGAAGCGAGTAGAGGATGGAGAGAGCATTTTAGCAGGGAGAAATGAGAAAACGGATGGTAATATGTCTTCATCCTCTTTGGAGTTTGCACCTCACGTCATGGGGGCAAAAGAATCATTAGTAGGTCTTCTCTCAGATACTGCTACCCTTTCCAACCCAAGTCAGCATGGAGAAGAGTCTGACACCGACACAGTCTCGGCCTCATCTTCACCAGTTAATGGACCTGAAAGTGACAGCTCCATGTCTACCCCTTCCCCCTCATCACTTGGCCTGGTTGACTGGGAAACTGCCACTACTTTGTCTCCCGTGTCATCTCCATTTACACATGGTTTGAGCAGCCTGTCTGCCACACCATCCCCTTTCCCACCTTCATCGTCCCTACTGAAGAAAGTCAGAGGGGTTGAGTTGGCTGAGGCTCATTCTGCAAGCGCGTCACCCAAATGTACGGTCAAAGCTGTAGAAAAAGCATTGTTCTACTGTGAAGAAACCCAAATGACTTCATGGACTCCTCCAAACAACTCTGACGCCTTTGAATCATGTGATTCCTCCCTCCTGCTCCCTCAAGATGACCAAGAAAGTGACGAAGGGATTCTCACAGGCCGCAGTCCACCAATACTGGAGCCATATTATAATACAAGCCCCTTTAACCATGCTCTTTTCAAGGAGAGATCATTGCATAACATCCGCACAGAAAAGTGTGTAGAAACAGGCTCAAATGAGTTTATGCTTCCACCACTGCTCTCTCCTGTCACTTCACCACAACGGCGCCCTAGAAAAAGCCTCCTGCCCCAAAGCCCAGGCTGTTCAGATGAAGAGAAGGAAATCAACAACaccagaaaacacaaaatattaccTGGATGTCACACGCTACACACtgtgaatatatataataatgaaaACTCGGATAACCTAAATTATCTTGAGCATTGTAGTAAAGAGATGGAAGGAGTCTCAACAAATAACAATCCTATTTTAAGGGATCCTCAGTCTTCTCCAAGTAATGCCGAAGATGTGGATGATGGTAATGATGAAAAGGAAACTGGTTGTGAATATGATGTGGAACAGGGTAACAAGAAATCTGAAGAAATTCCCTCCGACCccaaaataaaggaaactctTACCTCGGGTGCTCTGACAAAACCCAGCTCTTCTCCCAGCAGTGATGACGATGATGGTGGAGCCTTCAGTGATGAGAGACAGGCCTGCTCTACTAGAGAAGAGGGATCTAGTCCATCTGAAACAGCAAGCAGTGAAAGTGATGAAACCGATGCAGAGGCAACTGGTGATACTCAGGGCGGCATTTTGGATGAGTTCACAGCTTACGAACAGGATATCCTGCTTGTTGATGTGATCCAGGACGACCCAGAGCTGTTTGAAAACGTGCCCCAGGAAAGATTGCTGAAGCTAGGTCCCACCAGAGTTACTGAGTCCCCTAAAACCAGACCTATTGGAGTGGTGAAAACGCGGTTGCCCAAGATAGGTGAAGCATTTCTGGAGTTAAAACAAAG CTTGACCCCAGTTCAATGCGACAGTCCTGATATCACAG ATGAGAGCGACAGCAGGCCATGGAGACCTCAGTGTAGCAGCACCCCTTCTGAAACGCAAAGCAACACATGGCCTGCTACAGAACAGCAAACCAAAAACTTG GGTCAGCCTGATGCCAACAACAATCATGTCATCAGAGTCCTGGAGAG GGGCCGGCTCGTTCAGCCAGTAAACTCCCTCCGTAATCCCATCCCTCCACTTATTACCTCAAGAGATG TGCCATGGATCCCAAACCCAGCAAACATCACAGCATTCAAGCGACAGAAATCTAATGTT TACTGCAGGCAGTACTTCAGCGAGTCGCTGTCCTGCGGGTTCAAGATGTGTCGCTTCCAGCACGTGCCTGTGGACGGGGACGAGAAG TTGTGCATTGAAACGGTGATACGGTTCACCAAAAATCCAACGTGTCTTCAAAAAGCAG GAGCTGTGTTTACAGGCTACTACCAGAACAACCCACCAGGAGTGTACTTCTCCATGCCGGTGCTTCTGTCACTCCTCTGGGCTCTGCTCAAAGCTGGCATGGTGTCTGATGTCTTCTCAGTCCTCAGTGTCAGCTTGGATCACAAGATTGTG CCTGGCCATGAGTTCTTGCTGGCCCTCTTTAACATTGTGAGAGAAAAGGGTCTCATCGGTGTTGTACCTGAACTCATGCAGCTCACATTCAAG ATGGCCGGTGCCGGCCTAGTGCTGAGTTTGGACTGCCTTGACTGTGTGAAAAACACTCCGGAGTTCCAGCAGACAGTCAATCCAAACTCAAGTAACTACAA GTTACCCACCAGTGCACGCTTTCCAGAGTACCTGAACTTAGCCCATTCCATTGTGGAAATAGAG CTGTGTACCAAGCAAGAGGACTGGAGGCGGATGGGGGTGGTTTTCAGGTCCATCTGCCAATCCAGCAAACATCCCAACCAAGTGGGGCGAATCAGCGGTCGCATTGCCATAGCGCTCCTGTCTGAGAGCAAAGACAAGTTGTCATTGCCCTTTGTTGCTTTCGCTGAGACAG TGTGTCAGAATGAAGGTGAGGACAGCCTGATCACAAGCTTTTTAGGCAGAATTGGAGTCTCGCTCATGTTAAGATACCACAAAACGCATCAATGGGCTAAG gGTCGTAGGGTGGTGGAGGTGCTGTCCATTTCCAAAGTCAACTACTCCACACTGAAGGGTTTGTTTGGGAATGAGGATGGAGCAACACGCTGCTACCTGGTCACCGTGGCTACTGAGCTCTTTCTCCTGAGTGGCAGCTTGGAGGGAGCTCTAAACACACTCCGAG AAAACAAATGGTTCCTGAGTTCGTGCTCGTGGCCGTGTGAGCCTGCTGATCTGGAGAGCAGGAGTCGTGTGTTGATGCGTCTGGCTGAGAAAACCTCTCACAGAGACACGCTGGAGGTCCTCTGTAATCTCCCTGGGCTCAAAGAGCCAAACG aCTCGGTCGATATCTCCAGGTATGGTCCTCTGTTTAACTCTCACctgcaagtgtgtgtggacCGACAGATACTTCCTGTAGCTTCAGACACTGTGGACTTCATGCTCTCTAAAAACCTGGCAGTTGACAATGCTTTGCTGCAGATGCTTTTGCAAAAACTAGGCAAGCAAAACCTCTGGCTCCGGGCTCGGGAAGTCTTCAGAC ACTCTCTGAGTGTGGGGTACTACCCAGGTGTGTCGGCTCCTCCTGGTTTTATGGCCCTGATCGTCCCCTGCCGACTGGGGGAGGTGGAGCTGGCTCTCGCCTTTGAGATGTTCATCACGGTCAACGCAACAGGCATTTTCCACCTTTCAGAGACCACCACTTCCTCTCTCAGCATCACTCTCAAAag GACTCAAAGCTGTGAGAGCGAGTACCTCTCCGCTGGTAGCCGCATCCTCTCTGCAGCTTGCATCCCTCAGCCCAAACTAATTGTTCACTACACGGCAGTTAACTCGTCACAGGATCAAGTGTTCACACTTGACGTTTCCTCCGCTCGATGCTGGCTCCGCCACAATCATTTGTGGGCCAATGAGGTGTGGATGCACTGA